A genome region from Blautia coccoides includes the following:
- a CDS encoding ATP-binding protein encodes MFLDKDNHLAKLNELYGQNCFQSVSLYCDAGMGKTTLLRQFSAGRRTLYFKPLETTDAENFLALKKEAIRILGPLEKLKAAKRFAELFRTIGKAAREQSLLFIIDDYPHMINKNRRLSTLVQSYMSKEWKNSRLFLILCKPASLYEKEAAQTANPLLLKPFTFFETRQLFRHLPVEQQICIFGITGGVPGYLSYFVNETPFRENLYQLFFTDKGEFYRRPTKFLKVHLSEPELAHSALLCLGAKRRKLHEICERTELTPSAAGSLMNTLDLLGLVDKIIPVTEDAGSRRTLYRISDGVFRFWYTFAAPNRSAIELGCGREIFEKEVLPSLDRYSKETFEDICRQYLDLLAQRGDAPFSYDHAGSWWGQHPTRKRTEYVPIAAADDHNILLGDCFWTDEWIDLEGLQGLQKHASLFPHSTIWYYLFAKSDFVSGMETIYGDTVKVFTLEQMCTCGDAAVCTPDIC; translated from the coding sequence ATGTTTTTAGATAAAGATAACCATCTTGCAAAATTAAATGAACTGTATGGGCAGAACTGCTTTCAGTCTGTTTCCCTCTACTGTGACGCCGGTATGGGAAAGACCACACTTCTCAGACAGTTTTCTGCGGGCAGACGGACTCTGTATTTTAAGCCCCTGGAGACTACGGACGCCGAGAATTTTCTAGCTCTAAAAAAAGAGGCCATCCGAATACTGGGTCCTTTGGAAAAGCTAAAAGCCGCCAAAAGGTTCGCTGAACTGTTCCGCACGATCGGCAAAGCAGCAAGAGAACAGTCCCTGCTCTTTATTATTGACGATTATCCACATATGATAAATAAAAACCGGAGACTATCCACATTAGTACAGTCTTATATGTCGAAAGAGTGGAAAAATTCCCGTCTCTTTTTAATTTTATGTAAACCCGCATCCCTGTACGAGAAAGAGGCCGCACAGACAGCCAATCCACTGCTCCTGAAGCCTTTTACCTTTTTTGAGACACGCCAGCTTTTCCGCCATCTGCCCGTAGAACAGCAGATCTGCATATTCGGCATTACGGGAGGTGTCCCAGGATACCTGTCCTACTTTGTCAATGAGACACCTTTCCGTGAAAACCTGTATCAGTTATTCTTTACTGATAAGGGAGAATTTTACCGCCGGCCCACCAAATTTTTAAAGGTACATCTGTCTGAGCCGGAGCTGGCCCATTCTGCCCTTCTGTGTCTTGGAGCCAAAAGACGCAAGCTCCACGAAATCTGTGAGCGGACAGAACTGACGCCCAGCGCTGCCGGCAGTCTTATGAACACCTTGGATCTGCTTGGACTGGTGGACAAGATCATTCCCGTTACCGAGGATGCGGGAAGCCGCAGAACGCTCTACCGGATATCTGACGGCGTGTTCCGCTTCTGGTATACCTTCGCAGCACCTAACCGAAGTGCCATTGAACTTGGATGCGGCAGAGAAATATTTGAAAAAGAAGTCCTTCCGTCTCTGGACAGGTATTCCAAGGAGACCTTTGAGGATATCTGCAGACAGTATCTGGATCTGCTGGCCCAGAGGGGGGATGCTCCCTTTTCTTATGACCACGCCGGTAGCTGGTGGGGGCAGCATCCCACCAGAAAACGTACAGAATACGTCCCCATTGCCGCCGCTGATGACCATAACATACTGCTTGGGGACTGCTTCTGGACAGATGAATGGATCGACCTGGAAGGCCTGCAGGGTCTCCAGAAACACGCCAGCCTCTTTCCCCACAGTACAATATGGTACTATCTTTTTGCAAAATCTGATTTTGTCTCAGGCATGGAAACCATCTATGGGGACACAGTAAAGGTCTTTACTCTGGAGCAGATGTGTACCTGCGGAGATGCCGCAGTCTGCACACCTGATATCTGCTAA
- a CDS encoding helix-turn-helix transcriptional regulator, whose protein sequence is MDEKRERQFRELGLTISYYRKLKGLTQLQLANAVGLSRTHISNIEAPRIKTSLSLESLFDIADALDIQPRDLFNFREQQQQ, encoded by the coding sequence ATGGACGAAAAAAGAGAACGCCAGTTTCGGGAGCTGGGACTGACTATATCGTATTACCGGAAACTGAAAGGGCTCACACAATTACAGCTTGCAAATGCCGTTGGTCTGAGCCGTACGCACATCAGTAATATCGAGGCTCCCAGGATCAAAACATCCCTTTCACTGGAAAGCCTGTTTGATATTGCAGATGCCCTGGACATCCAGCCCCGGGATCTGTTCAATTTTCGTGAACAGCAGCAGCAGTAA
- the metK gene encoding methionine adenosyltransferase, with protein MEKRLFTSESVTEGHPDKMCDAISDAILDALMEKDPMSRVACETCTTTGMVMVMGEITTNAYVDIPKIVRETVREIGYTRAKYGFDAETCGVITTIDEQSKDIALGVDKALEAKENTMSEAEIDAIGAGDQGMMYGFASDETEEFMPYPISLAHKLSRQLTKIRKDGTLNYLRPDGKTQVTVEYDENDRPIRLDAVVLSTQHDPDVTQEQIHEDIKKYVFDPILPADMVDAETKFFINPTGRFVIGGPHGDSGLTGRKIIVDTYGGYARHGGGAFSGKDCTKVDRSAAYAARYVAKNMVAAGLARKCEIQLSYAIGVAHPTSIQVETFGTGKLSDQKLTEIVRENFDLRPAGIIKMLDLRRPIYKQTAAYGHFGRNDLNLPWEKLDKAEDLKKYL; from the coding sequence ATGGAAAAAAGATTATTTACATCTGAATCTGTAACCGAAGGCCATCCGGATAAAATGTGTGATGCCATTTCCGATGCCATTCTCGACGCATTGATGGAAAAAGACCCTATGAGCCGTGTGGCCTGCGAGACCTGTACCACAACAGGTATGGTCATGGTAATGGGCGAGATCACTACAAACGCCTATGTAGATATTCCGAAGATCGTAAGGGAAACCGTACGGGAAATCGGATATACCAGAGCAAAGTATGGTTTTGATGCGGAGACCTGCGGCGTTATCACAACCATTGACGAGCAGTCAAAGGATATTGCTCTGGGTGTGGACAAGGCTCTGGAGGCCAAGGAAAACACCATGTCCGAGGCAGAGATTGACGCCATCGGTGCCGGTGACCAGGGTATGATGTATGGCTTTGCCTCAGATGAGACAGAGGAGTTTATGCCTTATCCGATTTCTCTGGCACATAAACTGTCACGCCAGCTGACTAAGATCAGAAAAGACGGGACACTGAATTATTTAAGGCCGGACGGTAAGACACAGGTGACGGTTGAATATGATGAGAATGACCGCCCCATCCGCCTGGACGCAGTGGTACTCTCCACACAGCATGATCCGGATGTGACACAGGAGCAGATTCATGAGGATATTAAAAAATATGTGTTTGACCCCATTCTTCCGGCAGATATGGTGGATGCTGAGACAAAATTTTTCATCAACCCCACAGGTCGTTTTGTTATCGGCGGACCTCACGGGGACAGCGGCCTGACAGGACGTAAGATCATTGTGGACACATACGGCGGATATGCGCGTCACGGCGGCGGTGCTTTTTCCGGTAAGGACTGCACAAAAGTGGACCGTTCCGCAGCATACGCAGCGCGTTATGTGGCCAAGAATATGGTTGCAGCAGGCCTGGCAAGGAAATGTGAAATCCAGCTCTCCTATGCCATCGGCGTGGCTCATCCCACATCCATCCAGGTGGAGACTTTTGGTACGGGAAAACTTTCAGACCAGAAGCTGACAGAGATCGTACGTGAGAACTTTGATCTGAGACCCGCAGGAATTATCAAAATGCTGGATCTGAGACGTCCAATCTACAAACAGACTGCAGCTTACGGACATTTCGGAAGAAATGATCTGAATCTGCCTTGGGAGAAACTGGACAAAGCAGAGGACTTGAAGAAATATTTATAG
- a CDS encoding SDR family NAD(P)-dependent oxidoreductase, which produces MHAQNLFDISGKKAIVTGGTRGLGYGMAEGYMEAGCEVAIVGTSDSVYRVAEEFKSRGFKCYGVKGNLGDRQDIYRVFRECLEKLGGEVDILLTAHGIQRRHSAEEFPMEEWDEVIRVNLTSIFILCQEAAKVMLKKGYGKIINIASMNSFFGGQTIPAYAASKGGVAQLTKELTNDWLARGINVNAIAPGYMATEMNKALMDPENPRFASISERIPAHRWGTGDDMKGAAIFLASHASDYVSGAVIPVDGGYLVK; this is translated from the coding sequence ATGCATGCACAGAATTTATTTGATATCAGCGGAAAAAAGGCTATTGTGACAGGCGGGACAAGAGGTCTGGGCTATGGAATGGCAGAAGGTTATATGGAGGCAGGCTGCGAGGTGGCTATAGTGGGTACCTCTGACAGCGTGTACCGGGTGGCAGAGGAATTTAAGAGCCGCGGGTTTAAATGCTATGGAGTCAAAGGAAATCTTGGGGACAGGCAGGATATTTACCGTGTCTTCCGGGAATGCCTTGAAAAGCTGGGCGGTGAAGTGGATATACTCCTGACTGCCCATGGCATCCAGAGGCGTCACAGCGCGGAAGAATTTCCAATGGAAGAGTGGGATGAGGTGATCCGTGTGAACCTGACAAGCATTTTTATCCTATGCCAGGAGGCGGCAAAGGTCATGCTGAAAAAGGGATACGGAAAGATCATCAATATTGCGTCCATGAATTCTTTCTTCGGCGGCCAGACCATACCTGCATATGCAGCATCCAAGGGCGGTGTGGCACAGCTTACCAAGGAGCTTACCAATGACTGGCTGGCAAGAGGAATCAATGTAAATGCCATCGCACCGGGATATATGGCAACCGAGATGAACAAAGCACTAATGGACCCGGAAAATCCCAGGTTTGCCTCCATCTCCGAGAGAATCCCGGCACACCGCTGGGGAACCGGTGATGATATGAAGGGTGCGGCTATTTTCCTGGCTTCCCATGCAAGTGATTATGTGAGCGGTGCTGTGATCCCCGTGGACGGCGGGTATCTGGTGAAATAA
- the ilvD gene encoding dihydroxy-acid dehydratase: MKLRSQELRKIAPELDPLRLGTGWKLEDLSKPQIMIESTFGDSHPGSGHLLELVEEARAGIAEAGGHGARYFTTDICDGEAQGHDGINYSLASRDMIANMIEIHANATPFDGGVFVASCDKGMPAHLMGVGRVNIPSIIVTGGVMDAGPDLLTLEQIGMYNAMCERGEITEEKLTFYKHNACPSCGACSFMGTASTMQIMAEALGLMLPGSALMPATSKDLRTVAREAGKQSVWLAEHDLTPDKIVTMKSFENAIMVHAAISGSTNSLLHLPAIAREFGIEIDGDTFDRLHRGAHYLLNIRPAGEWPAQFFYYAGGVPTIMEEIKDMLHLDVMTVTGKTLGENLEELKKNGFYDKCDSYLEKVGLKREDVIRPFDKPFGTDGSIGILYGNLAPDGAVVKHTVVPKEMFEATLKARPFDCEEDAIHAVLTHEIKPGDAVIIRYEGPKGSGMPEMFYTTEAIASDAELGASIALLTDGRFSGASKGPAIGHISPEAAEGGPIALVEEGDLIEVNIPNRVLRIVGIAGEKKTQEEIEAVLKERRSKWQPKPVKYEKGVLKIFSERAVSPMKGGYME, from the coding sequence ATGAAGTTAAGAAGCCAGGAATTAAGAAAAATAGCACCGGAATTAGATCCGCTCCGTCTGGGAACAGGATGGAAGCTGGAGGATCTGTCGAAACCCCAGATTATGATCGAGAGTACATTTGGTGACAGCCACCCGGGCAGCGGACACCTGCTGGAGCTTGTGGAAGAGGCAAGGGCCGGAATCGCAGAGGCAGGCGGACACGGGGCAAGGTATTTTACCACCGATATCTGTGACGGTGAAGCGCAGGGACACGATGGGATCAATTATTCCCTGGCTTCCAGAGATATGATCGCCAACATGATCGAGATCCATGCCAATGCAACACCATTTGACGGCGGTGTCTTTGTTGCAAGCTGTGATAAGGGAATGCCGGCACATCTGATGGGAGTGGGAAGAGTCAATATCCCTTCCATCATTGTGACAGGCGGAGTTATGGATGCAGGTCCTGATCTTCTCACACTGGAACAGATCGGTATGTATAATGCCATGTGTGAGCGGGGGGAGATCACGGAGGAAAAGCTGACTTTCTACAAACATAACGCATGTCCCTCCTGCGGCGCCTGCTCCTTCATGGGAACAGCATCCACCATGCAGATCATGGCAGAGGCCCTGGGCCTGATGCTGCCGGGCAGCGCTCTCATGCCTGCCACTAGCAAGGATCTGCGGACAGTGGCAAGAGAAGCGGGAAAACAGTCCGTATGGCTGGCAGAGCATGACCTGACGCCGGATAAGATCGTGACTATGAAGTCTTTTGAGAATGCGATCATGGTGCACGCAGCTATCTCCGGCTCCACTAATTCCCTGCTTCACCTTCCGGCTATCGCAAGGGAGTTCGGTATTGAGATTGACGGGGATACCTTTGACAGACTGCACAGAGGCGCACATTATCTGCTGAACATCCGTCCGGCAGGGGAGTGGCCGGCACAGTTCTTCTATTATGCAGGCGGTGTTCCTACGATCATGGAAGAGATCAAAGATATGCTGCATCTGGATGTGATGACTGTCACAGGCAAAACTCTGGGTGAGAACCTGGAAGAACTGAAAAAGAACGGCTTTTATGATAAATGCGACAGCTATCTGGAGAAGGTGGGCCTGAAGAGAGAGGATGTGATCCGTCCCTTTGACAAACCCTTCGGAACAGACGGAAGTATTGGAATCCTCTATGGCAATCTGGCTCCTGACGGGGCAGTGGTAAAACATACTGTAGTGCCAAAGGAGATGTTTGAGGCAACCCTGAAAGCACGTCCCTTTGACTGTGAAGAGGATGCCATCCATGCAGTGCTGACTCATGAGATCAAGCCCGGTGATGCGGTGATCATCCGTTATGAGGGGCCAAAAGGCAGCGGTATGCCGGAGATGTTCTATACCACAGAGGCTATTGCTTCTGATGCGGAGCTGGGCGCCTCCATCGCCCTTCTCACAGACGGAAGATTTTCAGGAGCATCCAAGGGACCGGCGATCGGACATATCTCTCCGGAGGCGGCAGAAGGCGGCCCCATCGCTCTGGTTGAAGAGGGTGACCTGATCGAGGTGAACATTCCCAATCGTGTCCTGCGCATAGTGGGAATTGCAGGTGAGAAGAAGACGCAGGAAGAGATTGAGGCTGTTTTGAAGGAGCGCAGAAGCAAATGGCAGCCTAAACCGGTGAAATATGAAAAAGGTGTATTAAAAATCTTCTCAGAAAGGGCCGTCTCTCCTATGAAGGGCGGATACATGGAGTAA
- a CDS encoding FadR/GntR family transcriptional regulator yields MLESLNESKKLLPERVAEQIISLIADRALKTGDKLPNEFDMAQQLSVGRGTIREAVKILVSRNILEIRRGCGTFVCENPGVVDDPLGFAFVDDKKRLGLDLCEVRMIIEPEIAALAAERAVPEEIEELQRIQDEVKELCDKEEPHMHKDIEFHEMLAKMSKNLIMPNIIPVIQSGISLFINITDYSLTKETVRTHQMIVDAIRERDPKAAKAAMIEHLASNQEKIERLSGL; encoded by the coding sequence ATGTTGGAATCGTTGAATGAGAGTAAAAAATTGCTGCCTGAGAGAGTGGCAGAGCAGATCATCAGCCTGATAGCGGACAGGGCGCTGAAGACAGGGGATAAGCTTCCAAATGAGTTTGATATGGCACAGCAGTTATCCGTGGGCAGAGGAACCATCCGGGAGGCGGTGAAGATCCTTGTGTCCAGGAATATACTGGAGATCCGCCGGGGCTGCGGGACTTTTGTCTGTGAGAATCCGGGAGTGGTAGATGATCCCCTGGGATTTGCTTTTGTGGATGATAAGAAAAGACTGGGCCTTGATCTGTGTGAAGTCCGTATGATCATTGAACCGGAAATAGCCGCGCTGGCTGCAGAGCGCGCTGTACCGGAAGAAATAGAAGAACTCCAGAGGATCCAGGATGAGGTGAAAGAGCTTTGTGACAAAGAGGAGCCTCATATGCACAAGGACATTGAGTTTCATGAAATGCTGGCAAAGATGAGCAAGAATCTGATCATGCCGAATATCATTCCTGTCATCCAGTCGGGTATCTCCCTTTTTATAAATATCACGGATTATTCCCTGACAAAAGAAACCGTGCGGACCCACCAGATGATCGTAGATGCGATCAGGGAGCGGGATCCCAAAGCGGCAAAGGCTGCCATGATAGAGCATCTTGCAAGTAATCAGGAAAAGATAGAAAGACTTTCCGGGCTGTAA
- a CDS encoding GntP family permease codes for MFSGEVVTGPLLIGIFILAIAVLLLLIIKFKLNAFVALLITAFGTGVLVNMPLADVAQTVTDGFGGTLGGIGMVTGLGVMLGKFMFESGGIDSISNKILGAFGEKKSPIAVALSGFITGIPVFGDVVYIMFAPMLRVLSKKTKISMVTFACAISVATTCTFALVLPTAPPLAVAEELNIEIGIFFFYALISAFVGMIVGGIFYGSILNKQDHKNNHFYTFEDLDEEEAELSKSGKGKGKEQAKMGAGKALSILLVPIILILLGSFVPLAVGKDAAIVPFVTFIGNKNFAMMAGVIYAAVISRKYITKTATDIMTEAADQVGLILLITGAGGAFGKVLQATGIADYVAGSLSQFSIPILVLCFLIAQIIRCAQGSTTVALMTTAAIMSSTIASGGVSPILCAIAICAGGIGLSLPNDSGFWAISRFFKISVTDTIRGWSIGGFVAGVAILIFVSILSLFQGFLPGLMM; via the coding sequence ATGTTTTCAGGAGAAGTGGTTACAGGGCCATTGCTGATAGGTATTTTTATTCTGGCGATCGCCGTATTATTGTTGCTGATCATTAAATTTAAGCTGAATGCTTTTGTCGCATTGCTCATCACTGCATTTGGTACAGGTGTGCTGGTGAATATGCCTCTGGCAGATGTGGCGCAGACCGTAACAGACGGTTTTGGCGGTACCCTGGGCGGTATCGGTATGGTAACAGGCCTGGGCGTTATGCTGGGTAAGTTCATGTTCGAGTCCGGAGGTATTGATTCAATTTCCAATAAGATCCTGGGCGCGTTTGGTGAGAAAAAATCACCTATTGCAGTTGCACTTTCAGGGTTTATCACAGGTATTCCGGTATTCGGTGATGTTGTGTATATCATGTTTGCCCCAATGCTTCGTGTGCTTTCCAAAAAAACAAAGATTTCCATGGTAACTTTCGCATGTGCGATTTCTGTTGCCACCACATGTACTTTTGCATTGGTACTTCCTACAGCACCACCTCTGGCTGTGGCTGAGGAGCTGAATATTGAAATCGGTATTTTCTTCTTCTATGCATTGATCTCCGCATTTGTGGGAATGATCGTGGGCGGTATTTTCTATGGTTCTATCCTGAACAAGCAGGACCACAAGAATAACCATTTCTATACCTTTGAAGATTTGGATGAAGAAGAAGCAGAATTATCCAAGAGCGGAAAAGGAAAGGGAAAAGAGCAGGCAAAGATGGGCGCCGGCAAGGCTCTGTCTATTCTCCTTGTTCCCATTATCCTGATTCTGCTGGGCAGCTTTGTTCCCCTGGCAGTGGGCAAGGATGCGGCAATTGTTCCGTTTGTAACATTTATCGGAAATAAAAACTTTGCTATGATGGCAGGCGTTATCTACGCTGCAGTCATCTCCAGAAAATACATCACAAAGACAGCCACTGACATTATGACAGAAGCTGCTGACCAGGTTGGTCTGATCCTGCTGATCACAGGTGCGGGCGGGGCGTTCGGTAAAGTTCTGCAGGCTACAGGTATCGCTGATTATGTAGCAGGTTCTCTGTCTCAGTTCAGTATTCCGATCCTGGTGCTCTGCTTCCTGATCGCACAGATCATCCGTTGTGCACAGGGTTCCACAACAGTAGCGCTTATGACAACGGCAGCCATTATGTCCAGCACCATTGCATCTGGCGGTGTATCACCTATTTTATGTGCGATCGCCATCTGTGCAGGCGGTATCGGACTTTCACTGCCCAATGACTCAGGATTCTGGGCTATCAGCCGGTTCTTTAAGATTTCTGTTACAGATACCATCCGTGGATGGAGTATCGGCGGTTTCGTTGCCGGCGTGGCAATTCTGATATTTGTATCTATACTTTCTCTGTTCCAGGGCTTCCTGCCGGGACTTATGATGTAA
- a CDS encoding GntR family transcriptional regulator has protein sequence MSIKISEKREKENNREYAYRLLRSNIMTLQLMPGTTLNEGELTELLGISRTPIHEAIIMLKEESLVDVFPQSGSRVSMIHIDILKEGYFVRSVIEPEIIRQIAGNIPEDGMQALRDNLDRQKAALENEEKIDPFFKLDDEFHHQIYTMAGKQKTWYAMKKVSSHYDRVRYLDAIMNKTDLAMIHQEHRDIFHILLLGLSVDFDLKKFYDRHLGTYRKHFQEILEKYPEYFC, from the coding sequence ATGAGCATTAAAATATCAGAGAAGAGAGAAAAGGAAAATAACCGGGAATATGCATACAGACTGTTGAGAAGCAACATCATGACACTGCAGCTCATGCCTGGAACCACATTAAATGAGGGGGAGCTGACAGAACTGCTGGGGATCAGCAGGACACCGATCCATGAAGCTATCATTATGCTGAAGGAGGAATCCCTTGTGGATGTTTTCCCTCAAAGCGGTTCCAGGGTCTCCATGATACATATAGATATATTGAAGGAAGGGTATTTTGTCAGGTCTGTCATCGAACCGGAAATTATCCGTCAGATAGCCGGTAATATCCCGGAGGATGGAATGCAGGCTCTGAGGGATAACCTGGACAGACAGAAAGCAGCACTGGAGAATGAGGAGAAGATTGACCCGTTTTTTAAGCTTGACGATGAATTTCATCATCAGATCTATACCATGGCAGGGAAACAGAAGACCTGGTATGCCATGAAAAAGGTCAGCTCCCATTATGACAGAGTGAGATATCTGGACGCGATCATGAATAAGACAGATCTGGCAATGATACATCAGGAGCACAGGGATATCTTCCATATACTGCTTCTGGGACTCTCCGTGGACTTTGATCTGAAAAAATTTTATGACAGGCATCTGGGAACTTACAGGAAGCATTTCCAGGAGATACTTGAAAAATACCCGGAGTATTTCTGCTAG
- a CDS encoding zinc-binding alcohol dehydrogenase family protein has product MKAIKVIEPFKVEIVDVPKPEIKNSKDVIVRITSGGICGSDIGIYNGTNSLATYPRLIGHEFGGIVTEIGSEVTSVKVGDKVAVDPVVSCGHCYACKIGRHNVCSTLEVMGVHRDGGFAEFVCAPESNIHKFHKDFDESFLGLVEPFTIGVEINRRGQITKGDKVLIMGSGPIGIAAMQVAKRNGAEVIMTDLVKERLDKALSMGADEVVLVSEENLEERLLKFTDGEGIPVIVDTVCIPSSFEQSVQLACPAGRIVVLGLKNVPSQITMADITKKELTIAGSRLNNNCFDEVIAGFEDGTLHPEQLMTKSYNYKDVMEALTMITEHPQDVLKLVLKFED; this is encoded by the coding sequence ATGAAAGCTATAAAAGTAATCGAACCATTCAAGGTTGAAATCGTCGATGTTCCCAAACCGGAGATCAAAAATAGTAAGGATGTGATCGTCCGCATCACTTCCGGCGGTATCTGCGGATCCGATATCGGCATATATAACGGCACCAATTCACTGGCAACTTATCCTCGCCTGATCGGACATGAGTTCGGCGGGATCGTGACAGAGATCGGCAGTGAAGTGACTTCTGTAAAAGTTGGCGACAAGGTTGCCGTTGATCCGGTTGTAAGCTGCGGCCACTGCTATGCCTGCAAGATTGGACGCCACAATGTGTGCTCCACTCTGGAAGTCATGGGAGTCCACAGAGACGGCGGATTTGCTGAGTTCGTCTGTGCGCCTGAATCCAATATCCACAAATTCCACAAGGATTTTGATGAATCCTTCCTGGGTCTGGTTGAACCGTTTACCATCGGTGTGGAGATTAACAGAAGAGGACAGATCACAAAGGGAGACAAAGTTCTCATCATGGGTTCCGGTCCCATCGGCATTGCCGCCATGCAGGTTGCAAAAAGAAACGGCGCAGAAGTCATCATGACAGACCTTGTAAAGGAACGTCTGGACAAAGCACTTTCCATGGGCGCTGATGAGGTGGTCTTGGTATCTGAGGAAAATCTGGAGGAACGTCTCCTGAAATTCACAGACGGAGAGGGCATTCCCGTGATCGTGGATACTGTCTGCATTCCTTCTTCCTTTGAACAGAGCGTACAGCTTGCCTGCCCGGCCGGACGTATTGTAGTTCTCGGACTGAAAAATGTTCCATCCCAGATCACAATGGCTGATATCACTAAAAAAGAGCTGACCATCGCAGGCTCCCGTCTGAACAACAACTGTTTCGACGAAGTTATCGCAGGCTTTGAGGACGGCACTCTGCATCCGGAACAGCTCATGACAAAGTCTTATAATTACAAAGACGTGATGGAAGCTCTGACCATGATCACAGAACATCCCCAGGATGTACTGAAGCTGGTCCTGAAGTTTGAAGACTAG
- a CDS encoding lactate racemase domain-containing protein, with protein MNEIYLTNETSGISPAEVEKCMDELLAQYPGLKKVLIIPPDFTRCYSYAGELTQVLYKKLSPSAIVHVMPALGTHMAMDAEEKEKMFGGVIPEEAFLVHHWQTDTISIGKVPREVIEEISGGLYSTDIEVEVNEKLIHGGYDLILSIGQVVPHEVVGMANYSKNIFVGVGGRQMINKSHMLSAICGMEKALGVADSPARKVFDYAQQHFLDGKLPLVYIQTVTTLKDEEICLNGLYTGPSRKPFELAVELSGRLNICHVERRAKKLVTYLDPYELKTTWVGNKGIYRTRMAVADGGDLIILAPGVKAFGENEEMDNMTRTYGYKGRDYVLKLFNEGAFENRIMAAAHLIQGSSDGRFHITYCTRPENLSKEEIESVGYQWMDYEEAASLYNPDTLHDGWNTLDNGEEIYFVKTPALGLWKVD; from the coding sequence ATGAACGAGATATACCTGACAAACGAGACTTCCGGTATCTCCCCTGCTGAAGTGGAGAAATGCATGGACGAACTACTGGCCCAGTATCCCGGATTAAAAAAAGTCCTGATCATACCGCCGGACTTCACCCGCTGTTATTCCTATGCCGGCGAACTTACACAGGTTCTCTATAAAAAGCTTTCCCCTTCCGCCATTGTTCATGTGATGCCCGCCCTGGGCACCCACATGGCAATGGATGCGGAGGAAAAAGAAAAAATGTTCGGAGGGGTTATACCTGAAGAGGCGTTTTTAGTACACCACTGGCAGACAGATACTATCTCCATAGGAAAAGTGCCCAGGGAAGTCATTGAGGAAATTTCCGGCGGACTGTATTCTACAGATATTGAAGTGGAAGTCAATGAAAAGCTCATCCATGGGGGCTACGACTTGATTCTCTCCATAGGACAGGTGGTTCCTCATGAGGTTGTGGGCATGGCCAATTACAGCAAAAACATCTTTGTAGGAGTTGGCGGACGGCAGATGATCAACAAATCTCATATGCTCAGCGCCATATGCGGCATGGAGAAGGCCCTGGGTGTTGCAGACTCCCCTGCACGAAAAGTCTTTGACTATGCCCAGCAGCATTTCCTGGACGGAAAACTCCCCCTGGTTTACATCCAGACCGTCACCACTTTAAAGGATGAGGAAATCTGCCTGAACGGTCTTTACACAGGGCCTTCCAGAAAACCGTTTGAGCTTGCAGTGGAGCTTTCCGGCAGACTGAATATCTGCCATGTGGAGCGCAGGGCGAAGAAGCTTGTCACCTATCTTGACCCATACGAGCTGAAAACTACATGGGTGGGGAACAAAGGCATCTACCGCACAAGAATGGCTGTGGCTGACGGAGGCGATTTGATCATTCTGGCTCCAGGCGTTAAAGCCTTTGGTGAGAATGAAGAGATGGACAATATGACCAGAACTTACGGATACAAGGGACGTGACTACGTGCTGAAACTGTTCAATGAAGGCGCTTTTGAGAACAGGATCATGGCCGCGGCCCATCTGATCCAGGGCTCCTCTGACGGACGTTTTCATATCACATACTGCACCAGACCGGAGAATCTTTCTAAGGAAGAAATTGAGAGTGTGGGATATCAGTGGATGGATTATGAGGAAGCCGCATCCCTGTATAACCCGGATACCCTGCATGACGGCTGGAATACTCTGGACAATGGGGAAGAGATCTACTTTGTAAAAACTCCTGCTCTGGGACTTTGGAAGGTAGACTGA